Part of the Longimicrobium sp. genome is shown below.
CCCAAACTGCTAGGAGAGGTGCCCACCCACGGATCTCTGCGGGGTGCGCATCCCGTGCCCGGCTCCGCTCCGCCACCTGCCTATTTACACCGCACCAGAAGCGTCGAGACCGCTTCAGCGGTCTTCCCGTCGTTCCAGCCGGGGGCTTCAGCCCCCGGCGATCCGCGCCCGGTGCCCTTCCTCCCCAACGCCCCCTCACATCTGCTCCGCGAACCTCTCCCAGAAGCTTTCCCGAAGCCGCGGGAAGGGCCCGCGGTTGCGCCAGTACTCGCGGGTGATCTCGCGGGCGCCGCGCAGATCGTCCTCGTAGGTGGCTTCGAGTTGGGCGCCGAACTCGGGGTCCAGGATGCCGATCACGCTCTCCTGGTTCAGCTCCTTGGAGCGGATGTCCATGTTCGCGGAGCCCACGATCGACCACTTTCCGTCCACCACCAGTGTCTTGGAGTGGATCATGGTGCGCTGGAACTCGAAGATGCGCACCCCCGCCTCCAGCATCTCGCGGTAGTAGGCGTGCCCCGCCCAGCGCACCACCGGCGCGTCGGTCAGGCGGCTGGGGAGAAGGAGGCGCACGTCGACCCCGGCGCGGGCGCGGTCGCACAGGATGCGGCGCGTCGCCGGGTCGGGGGCGAAGTAGGGGGAGGTGATCCAGATCCTACGCCGCGCGCAGGCGAAGGTGATGCTGAAGAGGAGGCGCAGCGGGTGCGACGCCTCCGCCGGGGAGGAGATGACGTTGATGTGGCGCGACAGCTCCTCGCCCTCATCCGGCTCGGGATCGACGTCGCGTGGATAGTAGTCGTCGCCCAGCAGGATCTCGCCGCAGGAGTCGGCCCAGAGCTGGGTGAAGGCGGACTGGAGGTTGTTGGCGAGGCAGCCGCGCACCTCCACCATCACGTCGCGCCAATGCTCCTCGTCCTCCGCGTCGCCTAGCCACTTGTCCGCCACCGCGGCGCCGCCGGTGAAGCCGATGCGGCCATCGATGATGATGGCGCGGCGGTGGTTGCGCTTGTAGAAGGAGGTCAGCTTCCCGAACTCCATCGCGTGGAACCACTGGAAGCTCCCGCCCGCCTCCTCCAGCTCCTCGATGCGGTCGCGCGGCACCTCCACGGCGCCGAACGCGTCCAGCATCAGCCGCACCTTTACGCCTGCCCGCTGCCGCTCGATCAGCGCGTCGAACATGCGGTCCGAGACGCGCCCCGGCTCCCAGATGTAGCACATGAAGTTGATGCTGCGGCGTGCCTCGCGGATCGCCTCCAGCATGGCCGGAAAGATCTCCACCCCGTTGTTCAGGAGGCGCGCCGTGCCGCCCTCTTGAAGCGGCGCGTTCATGGTGCCGGAGAGGCCCACGAGGAAGTCCTCGGAGCCGACCTCGGGAGTCTCGGTGATCTGGAACGCGGTGGGACGGCGGCCCCAGGCTGCGAAGAGCTTTGATACGGCCGTGGCGGTGGCGGCGCCGCCCACGACGGCGAGCGCGGCGACCCAGGCGGGGGTGCCGCGCGGCTCCGGCGAGCTCACGCGCCACCCCGCGGGTCAGGCGGTGGGAGGCGCCGGCGCGGGGCCAGGGCGCGCCGGCAACGGCCTGGGGCGCAGGGACGAAGGGGGTGGTGCCGCGGGTTCGGGAGCTGGGTTCCTTTCACGTATGACGACCGTCTCGGAGATCTTGTCGTGGATGGCCTGGCGGTTCCGGTCCCAGTACACCTGCGCGAAGCCCAGGAGACCGGTCACCAGCCCCGCCGCGTAGCCGCCGAAGCGTTCGAACGAGCCCCACATGGTCAGCGGCTTGCCATCCAGACGCAGGACCCGGACCCCCAGGAGCCGCTTCCCCGGCGTCTGCCCCCGCCAGAGCGCGGTGAAGGCGGTGAAGTAGAGGCCGGTCCATCCGAAGCCCAGCCCCAGGTCCTCCAGCAGGTCCTTGAGGCTCCCCAGCAGCCCCTTGTCCTCGTCGCGCTCCTCCTCCGCCTCCTCTGCCCGCCGCTCCATCCTCGCCTTTTCCGCGCGCGTCTCCTTGAGCTGCTTATCCAGGGCGGTAAGGGTGTCGGTGGCGAGCGCCGCGCCCACGCGGGACCGCAGCGAGTCCGCCGCGGCCGAGTCGCCCGCGGTGAGGGCGGCGGCGTAGCGCACCGCCAGCGTTTCGGCCGGCAGCGGCGGGGGTGCCGCCTGCGCCGGCTCGACGAGACCCTGCAGCGCCCCCTCCATCCACGGCTTCCCCGAATCCTCCTCCAGCTCCGCGAGCGCCTCGCGTATCTGGTCGTCGTCCATCCCCGATTCGCGGAAGCTCGCGATCATGTTCCGGGCGATGGGGCGCGCCTCCTCGGCGTTTTTAGCTTTTTGCAACGCTACCAGGCTGGTGGTGAAGCGCACGGCCGTGCCCACCCCCGGCTCCGCCCTGGCGGGTTTCGCGGCCGTCTTCCGCCCGCCGCCCGCCGCCGACGCCGCGGCCACCTGGGGCGCCGCGGCGGAGCGCATCATGCTGCTCCCGTACTCCTGCGCCGCGTCGAATCCGCGCTTGACCGCCAGGAAGAGGATCAGCGCGCCCGCCGCCCGCACCAGGAAGCGCGTGGAGCCTCCCGCCGCGGGGCGCGCCGCGAAGCGGAAGAATGCGTACGCCGCCGCCAGCGCGAACAGCCAGGGGCCGGCCGTCTGCACCAGGATGGTGACCAGCATGAGGTCGAGCAGGATGGCCGCGAGGCGCCGCGCCGGCCGCGCCAGCTCCATACCCAGGAGCTGCGGCGCCAGGGCGAAGTGCTCCGGGCGGATGATGTGGCGCGTCTCGGTGTTGCTGGACATCGTGGTCGCTGATGCGGGGAGGGCGGAACGAAGGCGGGTGGTACGGCGGAGAGGCGGCGTGGGATTCGCCGCCAAATCTAATCACCCCAATAGATTGATATCAACCTTCTTCGCCTCCGCCACCCACAGCCCCCACAGCGGCCCGATCTTTTTCCTCCGCGAACGCACCACCCGCAACCCCGCTTCCTCCAGCATCGCGCGGATCTCGCGCTCCGCGTAGGTGCGCACGATGGCGTGGCCCTTCAGCCGCGTCACCGCGTCCATCAGCCGCATCGTCGCGAAGTCGCGCGCCCAGTCCGCCACGATGATCCGCCCCTCCGGCCTCAGCACGCGCCGCATCTCCCGGAGCCCGGCTTGCGGGTCCGGCCAGTAGTGGAGCGACGATACCGAGACTACCGTGCCGAACGCGCCGCCCTCGAACGGAAGCGCCTCCGCCGGCGCACACACCACCGCCGCGCGCGCGCCGTCCCCGATCCTCTCCGCGGCCCTCCGCAGCATCTCCGACGATGGGTCCGCGCCCACGTACCGCTTGGGCGTCATCCCCCATCCGCGCAGCGCATCGAGCAGCACCGCCGTCCCGCACCCTACGTCGAGCAACGCGCCTGCCGGCGTCTCCGCCAGCCACGGCCGCACCAGCTCCATGCTGCCGCGCAGGTACGCAGCCCAGCGTCGTTCGTAGCGCGCCGCCTCCCTCGCGTACTCCCGCCGCACCCGCGCGGCGATGCTGTCATCCGTCAAACGAACCCTCCTGCGCCTACATCGAGCGTCATCCGCCGCATCCACCACATCCGCCGCCGCACCCGCCGCCTCCGTCACCCCCGCCATCGCCCCCACCGTCACCGCACGAGGCGTCCGCGGAGTCGCAGCTGGAGCTCGAGGAGTCGGAGGAGGTGCCGCCATCCGATGAACCGTCGCGCTTCTTCTTCGCCGCGGACGCGGACGGGTTCTGAGTGGACGCCCCGACCACGATGGCGGCCCCGACCGCCAGCAGCACCAGCACCAGTGCGATGGGGGAGTCGAGGGTGCAGCCGGCGAGAGCCGCGAGCGCCAGCGGTGCCGCGTGGACGGGGCGCAAGCGCGGGCGGCGGATGATCCAGTGCGTGGCAGCAGAGACCGTGCGCGTGCGCGCCACGGGAGCGAACCGCTCTGCGGGCGAGGGCCAGACGTCCGGCGGCGGGGCGGCGCCGAAGGCTTCCTGGTAGCTGCGCAGCGTTCGGGAGTACCAGTCCGTGAACTTGGCGCCCTCGGCGCGGCCGCCGCGGGTCGGATCGTGGTGGAGGGGGCGGCCGAGGACGCGCCCGCACATCTCCTCCCAGTACGACCGGGTGTAGGTGAGGTGGAGGTGCCAGGCCTGGTCCACATCGACGGATGGCGTCACCGGGTGCCCGGCCGCCATCGCCAGGTACACGAAGCGCTTGTACTCCTCCACCACGCGAAGCGCGTACGCGCGGCTCCACCCGTTCTCCCGCGCCAGGCGGGCGGAAAAGGGGAAAACGGAATCGGGCTCGTCCAGGCGGAAAGCCAGGATGCGAGCCCGAAGGTCGTCCGCGGGAGCGGGGTGTGTCTGCGTGGTTTCGCTCATACTCGGGTTCCGGGTGCGGGGTCCGCGGGGTGCGGCGTTCTCCGACAGGCGGAACTACGGCCCGGCCGGGCGGCGGGATTCCGCCCGGCCGTAACGAAATCGCAACGGCGTCAGCTGCCCAGCGTCCGGTTCAGCAGGTCGGCCAGCCGGTAGCCGGCGATCGCCACCCGCGGCTCCGCGGCGTCCCACGCGACGAAGCGGTAGCGCATCGGCGCGCGCTCGCCCCTCTCCAGCCACACCGGGTACCCCACGCGCTGCGCGATGCGCATCCCCTCGCGCGACCACTCCTCGAAGGCACCCGGGAGCAGCCTCCCCGCGAAGCTCCGCTGCGGGTAGTTCATGGTAATGCGGCGGGCGACGCTTCCCACGTAGTCCTCTTCGGTGCGATCCGCGGCGCCCCACGGCACGGAAAAGCCGACCAGGCTGTCCCAGTAGGCGTGCAGGTTGTTGAACGGGTAGAGCCCCGCGAGGGTGAACGAGTTGGCGCCGCGGTCGCCGGCGGTGTCCTGAGGAGTGATGCGGACGCTGTTGTGCATCGGCTGGTGGCCGTCGCCCACCAGGTGCAGCGCCCACGCCAGGTCCACCGCGCGCTCCGCCTGCGGGAGCGACGCGTTGCCCAGCGAGGTGCCGTAGACCGCCATCCGGTTCAGCAGCTCGCCCGCGCGCGGCACGTCCGTCCGGTCGATGACGCGCCCGCCCGGCGTGCGCTGCTCCCAGAAGAAGTTGACGTAGTGCCACTCGCGGTGCGCGTAGCGGCTCCCCGGGTGCGTGCGGCTGCGGATGAGGTCCGCCCACACGCTCGTGTTGACGAAGAGGTCGCGCTGCCGGTCGGCCAGCGGGCGGGCATCGCCCGGCATCACCGCGCGGATCCCCGCGTCCTCAGGCGCGGCCATCAGGAGCGCCACCGCCTGCTCGCGCGCCCGCGGCGTCATGTGGTCCCACGCGATGCGCGCCACCACCTTGTGCCCCAACTCGTCCCAGGCGTGGGCCGGCGTTGCGGTCAGGAGCGCGCCGCCGAGGGCGAGGACGGTGGCCAGGAATCGTCGGATCATCGGTCGTTCGCGCTGGTGGGACTCGTGTGCGGCGGGGCCGCGGGTCGTCCGTCCAATCTCGCGCCCCGCCTCACCCCGCCGCAACCGGTGTGCGCGGATGCGGCGTGGACTGGCACCGGCTCTGCACGAGTGTCGTACAGCGTGTGCGAGGTCCTCTCCCCCGCTTCACGGCAACGACATGAAGCCATCGATCGGCAGGATGATCGCGCCTCGCGGTCGTGCGCGACGGGCGGCTCCTGGTGGAGAGCGGCGACATCACCCTATCGCACGCGGAGTTCGTGCGGCGGGCGCTCGGCACGCTTCCGGAGGGTGCGTGGGTGGGTACCATCCGCATGGCCGGCGGCGTGGTGATGGCCCTGAACTCGCGCACCTTTTACGGCAACCAGGTGCCGGCGCCGCAGCCCGTCATCGATGCCGTACGCGTCGCGTTCCGCTGATGGACCCCGGCCGCCGCCGCGAACTGGAGGCCCTGCTCCGCGGTCACCTCGCCGAACAGCCGGACGATGGGCTCTCCCGCCTGCTCTGGCTCGCGGATCAGTTGGAGAACTACGTGGAACGGTGGATCGGGTTCGGGGAGGAGCTGGAGGGCGGCCTGTTCGGCATGGTGGAGATCGGCGCTGCCCTGACAGGTGAGGAGATCCGCCGGGCGCCGCACCGGTCCGCCGCGCAGGGTGCGTGGGATGAGTTCGGCG
Proteins encoded:
- a CDS encoding phospholipase D-like domain-containing protein, which codes for MSSPEPRGTPAWVAALAVVGGAATATAVSKLFAAWGRRPTAFQITETPEVGSEDFLVGLSGTMNAPLQEGGTARLLNNGVEIFPAMLEAIREARRSINFMCYIWEPGRVSDRMFDALIERQRAGVKVRLMLDAFGAVEVPRDRIEELEEAGGSFQWFHAMEFGKLTSFYKRNHRRAIIIDGRIGFTGGAAVADKWLGDAEDEEHWRDVMVEVRGCLANNLQSAFTQLWADSCGEILLGDDYYPRDVDPEPDEGEELSRHINVISSPAEASHPLRLLFSITFACARRRIWITSPYFAPDPATRRILCDRARAGVDVRLLLPSRLTDAPVVRWAGHAYYREMLEAGVRIFEFQRTMIHSKTLVVDGKWSIVGSANMDIRSKELNQESVIGILDPEFGAQLEATYEDDLRGAREITREYWRNRGPFPRLRESFWERFAEQM
- a CDS encoding RDD family protein codes for the protein MSSNTETRHIIRPEHFALAPQLLGMELARPARRLAAILLDLMLVTILVQTAGPWLFALAAAYAFFRFAARPAAGGSTRFLVRAAGALILFLAVKRGFDAAQEYGSSMMRSAAAPQVAAASAAGGGRKTAAKPARAEPGVGTAVRFTTSLVALQKAKNAEEARPIARNMIASFRESGMDDDQIREALAELEEDSGKPWMEGALQGLVEPAQAAPPPLPAETLAVRYAAALTAGDSAAADSLRSRVGAALATDTLTALDKQLKETRAEKARMERRAEEAEEERDEDKGLLGSLKDLLEDLGLGFGWTGLYFTAFTALWRGQTPGKRLLGVRVLRLDGKPLTMWGSFERFGGYAAGLVTGLLGFAQVYWDRNRQAIHDKISETVVIRERNPAPEPAAPPPSSLRPRPLPARPGPAPAPPTA
- a CDS encoding class I SAM-dependent methyltransferase; this encodes MTDDSIAARVRREYAREAARYERRWAAYLRGSMELVRPWLAETPAGALLDVGCGTAVLLDALRGWGMTPKRYVGADPSSEMLRRAAERIGDGARAAVVCAPAEALPFEGGAFGTVVSVSSLHYWPDPQAGLREMRRVLRPEGRIIVADWARDFATMRLMDAVTRLKGHAIVRTYAEREIRAMLEEAGLRVVRSRRKKIGPLWGLWVAEAKKVDINLLG
- a CDS encoding S1/P1 nuclease, translating into MIRRFLATVLALGGALLTATPAHAWDELGHKVVARIAWDHMTPRAREQAVALLMAAPEDAGIRAVMPGDARPLADRQRDLFVNTSVWADLIRSRTHPGSRYAHREWHYVNFFWEQRTPGGRVIDRTDVPRAGELLNRMAVYGTSLGNASLPQAERAVDLAWALHLVGDGHQPMHNSVRITPQDTAGDRGANSFTLAGLYPFNNLHAYWDSLVGFSVPWGAADRTEEDYVGSVARRITMNYPQRSFAGRLLPGAFEEWSREGMRIAQRVGYPVWLERGERAPMRYRFVAWDAAEPRVAIAGYRLADLLNRTLGS